A window of the Cryptosporidium parvum Iowa II chromosome 7, whole genome shotgun sequence genome harbors these coding sequences:
- a CDS encoding hypothetical protein (with signal peptide, cryptosporidium-specific paralogs, GGC family of secreted cryptosporidium proteins): MRKITIFYFYLIILLKTSNCQIPGGNYDKITVEPYLAQNGSPYGIDVKDPKPTPPYYETVWGAISVPPLITPCQFINPITLTVGNLNRTDPVPVEFSCDTKKLSGTSKIQTQYGVLTISNAVALSPLCEAAATLLNGITPTIIQTYSYTNLTYYITNDMIESLILKFPQTHQSLDGQGEINWLSQHIFSEVWYDIKDDLGLAPELSPKMTIPLIYRVFLPSDILPGKNVVGSNGDHYFVDAFNVTILDVSSLEHSRDNSDNLWVPKYGLGGFIPTITPTYQMKVIPYFSNVTTHYNNAAITWGQTNIPFTVTPIRVVPPSRLPEQTLSFQKKSNCSSNFDFYFPLRPYTMVGNLIDDEDPRDLSLLLSKKSGSIFQRNTLKGMGFFNKFIIMNNPKRTGILEDTGSPSIIIEENFIGGCFFNGTFPFTPSIENKGFYQQGRCSSEQLNSSTKYKSPFYPPPKKFDGYFQPSLDHPGLQTTILQTVSYTQNGGGPKELDDSKKTFIRNYPGISVVSQIFYGIFLQGPRVTWQSSLFHNQNNPIIPEGSFYAFSPQYIEKMFGSFNLPGGGASCRAARMLPIPTEMVDVKVTWQCYTPATPVSLLYSTTTLKDQAFETCMEANPPPASLANCITAEKKLPYTLNTGLQKGNTWSAKIESKEYSTTTPLLFIQNNTSPHVIYGYSPTGWWIETLPYPNNYNQWFLRTQTCAYPSEIPIFPTDIPQVFTIKSVPKAWDHINTGHHFATIPYTSQNTSFSFEVLLNEVSYFSSMTEIIKFESQLLCEGHHSIHLETLPSEALVQEILPPESIIVSAIIKPFSILSEQNVNCFLVFRALPENLKQATSIPTAYGTLANQIPTAPIRGIGEYIYFLSADMPPQMEEFSLLIPNPGKTSASDTLYLQIPRIAFPTTVQSSVFPSLGIIASSDPVVSSSSRILIIGDQLQLLQQSIRLPSTEKAWYVFLKASTPSNSGCLIPCDKSLKNHYISPYCSYGNEPICPYQKVIMNDQLESREQIMELIAAATHSLSYLSLFDGLQLGISLFSQPVSQSLVWNEYFDVLYDMLLDNPKNPTSADYSASKITVFGILNMILRNALENPKLQIDTIKPFNSIMNNTLISECANSPGFKFLLLETIDLLVAVNGWDFISSNIQYLQVVELILQSIGNRLSFSDPIRSQFKWDGPNSKITFESKTFAKQDLKSGFKLDTINIPPFSLSNNIEFQLAESIYMIQNPRYFDHQLASSYWIPSCPNNTLSISVSKYPNELIRQSIHKHISNEDQVVIPVLSTSFFACSIDYYLINIPTPVSFNIDIELDIQANITSLSCVARKGDQWDGSLCQTFHRYNEFNTRKSQIQCLCNALSSYALKGTVTPLNKYQNDTAAWPGFDGDFGGFIPNISEIRPLLGNVGSGFIFLQGDSTNKKNPNSNLEDGQVGRYSVNYKREKNNTSETVGLVQEQSAFNGIAYYDYDFLYSWEPKSYNLTVNVTIEH; encoded by the coding sequence ATGCGGAAGAtaacaattttttatttttatttaataatattgttaaaaaCTTCAAATTGCCAGATACCTGGAGGAAATTATGACAAGATCACGGTAGAACCATACTTGGCACAAAATGGATCTCCTTATGGAATTGATGTAAAAGACCCTAAACCAACACCTCCATATTATGAAACTGTTTGGGGTGCAATTTCGGTTCCCCCATTAATCACTCCATGTCAATTTATTAATCCAATAACTTTAACAGTGGGAAACCTTAATAGAACTGATCCCGTTCCAGTTGAGTTCTCATGCGATACCAAAAAATTGAGTGGAACATCCAAAATACAAACTCAATACGGAGTTCTTACTATCTCAAATGCTGTTGCTTTATCCCCACTTTGTGAAGCTGCTGCCACACTTTTAAACGGAATAACTCCTACTATAATTCAAACCTACTCCTATACTAACCTAACTTATTATATAACAAATGATATGATTGAAAGCCTAATTCTTAAATTTCCACAGACCCATCAATCTTTAGACGGTCAGGGAGAGATTAATTGGCTTTCTCAACACATATTTAGTGAAGTTTGGTATGATATTAAAGACGACCTTGGTCTTGCACCTGAATTAAGCCCTAAAATGACAATACCATTAATCTATAGGGTATTTCTACCAAGCGATATACTTCCAGGAAAAAATGTTGTTGGTTCTAATGGCGATCACTATTTTGTGGATGCATTTAATGTTACCATTTTAGATGTTTCATCGTTAGAGCATTCTAGAGATAATAGTGACAATTTGTGGGTTCCAAAGTATGGATTAGGAGGTTTTATTCCTACAATTACCCCAACTTATCAGATGAAGGTAATTCCATACTTTAGTAACGTCACAACTCACTACAATAACGCTGCTATTACGTGGGGACAAACAAATATTCCATTTACTGTTACTCCAATCAGAGTTGTGCCACCTTCAAGATTACCTGAGCAGACTCTGAgtttccaaaaaaaatctaattGCTCAAGCAactttgatttttatttcccACTAAGACCTTATACAATGGTTGGAAACCTTATAGATGATGAAGATCCAAGAGATCTTTCGCTTTTACTGAGTAAAAAATCAGGCTCcatatttcaaagaaatacTCTTAAAGGAATGGGATTTTtcaacaaatttattattatgaatAACCCCAAAAGAACAGGAATATTAGAAGATACTGGGTCACCATCAATTATAATTGAAGAGAATTTTATTGGAGGatgtttttttaatggaACGTTCCCGTTTACACCCtcaatagaaaataaaggaTTTTACCAACAAGGACGTTGTTCCAGTGAACAATTAAATTCTAGTACTAAGTATAAAAGCCCATTTTATCCTCCACCAAAGAAATTTGATGGATACTTCCAACCTTCGTTAGATCACCCAGGATTGCAAACTACTATTCTTCAAACAGTGAGCTATACCCAGAATGGTGGAGGTCCTAAGGAACTAGATGACTCAAAAAAAACCTTTATCAGAAATTATCCAGGAATTTCTGTAGTCAGCCAAATTTTTTATGGAATTTTCTTACAGGGGCCCAGAGTTACATGGCAATCCTCATTGTTTCATAACCAAAATAATCCAATTATACCGGAGGGATCTTTTTATGCCTTTTCACCgcaatatattgaaaaaatgtTTGGTTCCTTTAACCTTCCTGGGGGTGGAGCCAGCTGCAGAGCTGCTAGAATGCTTCCAATTCCAACGGAAATGGTAGATGTAAAAGTCACTTGGCAATGCTATACACCAGCAACTCCTGTTTCACTTTTGTATTCAACTACTACTCTTAAGGATCAAGCATTTGAAACTTGCATGGAGGCAAACCCTCCTCCTGCAAGCCTTGCAAATTGTATTACGGCTGAAAAGAAGTTGCCATATACTCTTAATACTGGATTACAAAAAGGAAATACTTGGAGCGCTAAAATTGAATCTAAGGAGTATAGCACTACCACCCCATTACTTTTTATACAAAATAACACGTCGCCGCACGTAATATATGGGTATTCTCCAACAGGTTGGTGGATTGAAACATTACCATATCCAAATAACTACAATCAATGGTTCCTCCGTACTCAGACTTGCGCGTACCCTTCagaaattccaatattCCCTACAGATATCCCTCAAGTATTCACTATCAAATCAGTACCAAAAGCATGGGATCACATTAATACAGGTCATCATTTCGCTACAATACCTTACACAAGTCAAAATACATCATTTAGTTTTGAAGTTTTGCTGAATGAAGtttcatatttttctaGTATGactgaaattattaaattcgAGTCTCAGCTGTTATGTGAAGGGCACCACTCTATCCACCTTGAAACTTTACCTTCTGAAGCTTTAGTTCAAGAAATACTTCCTCCTGAATCAATAATTGTTTCTGCAATTATTAAACCATTTAGCATACTATCAGAGCAAAATGTTAACTGTTTTCTTGTTTTCCGTGCCTTACCTGAAAACTTGAAACAGGCTACATCAATCCCCACAGCTTATGGAACTCTTGCAAACCAGATTCCTACTGCCCCTATAAGGGGAATTGGAgaatatatttactttttaaGTGCAGATATGCCTCCTCAGATGGAAGAATTCTCTCTGTTGATTCCAAACCCAGGAAAAACATCTGCAAGTGATACTCTTTATCTTCAAATACCTAGAATCGCATTCCCAACAACAGTACAATCATCTGTTTTTCCTTCACTAGGGATCATTGCATCATCAGACCCAGTGgtatcatcatcttcaagGATTTTAATTATAGGAGATCAACTGCAACTTTTGCAACAATCAATAAGGCTACCATCAACAGAAAAAGCCTGGTATGTTTTTCTGAAAGCTTCAACGCCGTCCAACAGCGGTTGCCTAATCCCTTGCGATAAAAGTCTCAAAAATCATTACATATCTCCTTATTGTAGCTACGGAAATGAACCAATTTGTCCATATCAGAAAGTAATTATGAATGATCAACTTGAGAGCAGAGAACAAATAATGGAATTAATAGCTGCTGCAACACATTCATTATCCTACTTATCTCTTTTTGATGGACTTCAACTCGGTATTTCTTTGTTTTCACAGCCAGTATCTCAATCTCTCGTTTGGAATGAATACTTTGATGTATTGTATGATATGCTTTTAGATAACCCAAAAAATCCAACTTCTGCGGATTATTCAGCATCTAAAATTACAGTTTTTGGAATCTTAAATATGATACTCCGAAATGCATTAGAAAACCCAAAGCTACAAATAGATACAATTAAGCCATTCAATTCGATTATGAATAATACATTAATATCTGAATGCGCAAATAGCCCTGGGTTTAAGTTTCTCCTTTTAGAAACTATAGACCTTCTTGTTGCAGTAAACGGGTGGGATTTCatttcatcaaatattcaatactTGCAAGTagttgaattaatattgcaATCAATTGGAAATAGGTTATCATTTTCGGACCCTATTAGATCTCAATTTAAATGGGATGGACCTAATTCTAAAATTACTTTCGAGAGTAAAACATTTGCCAAGCAGGACTTAAAATCAGGATTTAAGTTAGatacaataaatattccGCCTTTTTCTCTCTCAAACAACATTGAATTTCAGCTTGCAGAATCTATTTATATGATTCAGAATCCTAGATACTTTGATCACCAGTTAGCAAGTTCTTATTGGATTCCTTCCTGCCCAAATAATACTCTATCCATCTCAGTTTCAAAGTATCCAAATGAGCTTATAAGACAATCCATCCATAAACATATTTCCAATGAAGATCAAGTTGTAATACCAGTACTATCTACATCATTTTTTGCATGCTCTATTGACTATTATCTAATTAACATTCCAACCCCAGtttctttcaatattgatattgaaCTTGACATACAAGCTAATATCACAAGCCTTTCGTGTGTTGCAAGGAAAGGAGATCAGTGGGATGGATCTTTATGCCAAACATTCCACCGCTATAATGAGTTTAATACTAGAAAATCTCAAATTCAATGTCTTTGCAATGCATTATCTAGTTATGCTCTTAAAGGCACAGTTACTCCCTTAAACAAATATCAAAATGATACAGCAGCTTGGCCAGGATTTGATGGAGATTTTGGTGGATTCATTCCtaatatttctgaaattcGTCCTTTATTAGGAAATGTTGGGTCTGGGTTTATATTCCTTCAAGGAGACTCAACTAACAAGAAAAACCCAAATAGCAATTTAGAAGATGGTCAGGTTGGAAGATATTCGGTCAATTATAAGcgagaaaaaaataatacaagCGAAACTGTTGGGCTTGTTCAGGAACAATCAGCATTTAATGGTATTGCTTACTATGATTATGATTTTCTCTATTCGTGGGAGCCAAAATCATACAATTTAACAGTAAATGTGACTATTGAGCATTAA